The following coding sequences are from one Devosia neptuniae window:
- a CDS encoding winged helix-turn-helix transcriptional regulator — translation MAEVINAPRGNLPARIADEHLDAAFPEAASTCPVEAAIEVIAGRWKLLVLRSLFLGGAQRFNRLLHSIEGISAKELTRNLRELENAGLVERGATLTRHEGAEAYVLSELGQSLLPVFSEIGSFGERLKNSRVSRRSLGSALEEA, via the coding sequence ATGGCGGAAGTCATCAACGCACCGCGAGGTAACCTCCCGGCTCGGATCGCGGACGAACACCTTGATGCGGCCTTCCCCGAAGCCGCATCGACCTGCCCGGTCGAGGCGGCAATCGAGGTGATCGCGGGCCGATGGAAGTTGCTGGTCTTGCGGTCGCTATTCCTGGGCGGCGCACAGCGCTTCAATCGCTTGCTCCACTCGATTGAGGGAATCAGCGCAAAGGAGTTGACGCGGAACCTGCGTGAATTGGAGAACGCCGGACTGGTTGAGCGTGGGGCGACACTGACCCGCCACGAAGGCGCCGAAGCCTATGTCTTGTCGGAGTTGGGGCAGAGCTTATTGCCCGTCTTTAGCGAGATCGGCTCGTTCGGCGAGAGGCTGAAAAATAGCAGGGTGTCACGACGGTCGTTAGGGTCAGCCTTGGAGGAGGCATGA
- a CDS encoding sugar-binding domain-containing protein, whose amino-acid sequence MLSSLDLSGTWSFALDPKGVGLEQDWAASQLADTIALPGSVDEAEKTPLTTTTTMAYLSRRHPYIGKAWYQRMITIAAEQGDLFHWLFLERPHGQVDLYVDGTKVARDESLSTPNRFFLGKLAVGEHVLTMQIDNSRFEAVGDSHLPRNPDVAHSKSDHTQTNWNGVVGRLELQSQVAGIARLAVFAPSRSIRIELDLEAYDTETFWPTFWKGEHKDMVRLTLRLAGQEKLVVDHPVQITSALTHARITLDLPEAARLWDEFDPVVHQVDAEWLRDGQSLDRATSQFGIRSITTEGRHILLNGRRIFLRGTLDCCIFPLTGYPPTDKPGWRKAMGTAKAYGLNHIRFHSYCPPKAAFEVADELGLILHVETPIWAFLGTDPALDRYIHAEADRIVAEYGNHPSFLMFTVGNEVYGGRMHAFLERFVEGWRSRDDRRIYNGGSGWPTTERAQYVSKPEPRSHRWGEGMGSRLNARPLETRTDWSEWVEKVPMALVSHEIGQWCVYPDLQEIAKYTGVVEARNFMMVRDDLAAKGMLDQADSFMRNSGALQTMLYKEDIEAALRTPDFAGFQLLGLQDFPGQGTALVGVVDAFWDEKPYVTPERFHEFCAPTVPLLRADGFVMRQGEVFAADLQIAHYAAGALPAGQVTVRVVDNAGHQHGEWSLPVRDLATGALHDIGTVEIPTAALPEGLHEILVTGDGFANRYELAVLAGGDQATLDIVHDLDADLLAQVEAGRSLVLAAAPESMVPNAELGHTVLFWNTLWTRDQPPHTLGLINDLDHPVFARFPALEHSSWHEWELTHGRRAFDVSGLPARHIIRVIDDWNKNRDLALVAEIRIGKGRLLLCAVDIETDLDRRLVAAKLRVALANYVSGEATAAPEVAGADVLSWWERVRA is encoded by the coding sequence ATGCTTTCCAGCCTCGATCTTTCCGGTACCTGGTCCTTCGCGCTTGATCCCAAGGGGGTGGGCCTCGAACAGGATTGGGCCGCAAGCCAGCTTGCCGATACGATCGCGCTGCCCGGCAGTGTCGACGAGGCCGAAAAGACGCCGCTGACCACGACCACGACCATGGCCTATCTCAGCCGGCGCCACCCCTATATCGGCAAGGCCTGGTATCAGCGCATGATCACCATTGCCGCCGAGCAGGGCGATCTGTTCCACTGGCTGTTCCTCGAACGTCCGCATGGGCAGGTCGATCTTTATGTCGATGGCACCAAGGTGGCGCGTGACGAAAGCCTGTCGACGCCCAACCGCTTCTTCCTGGGCAAGCTCGCTGTGGGCGAGCATGTGCTGACCATGCAGATCGACAATAGCCGCTTCGAGGCGGTCGGGGATTCCCACCTGCCGCGCAATCCCGATGTCGCCCATTCCAAGTCCGACCATACCCAGACCAATTGGAATGGCGTGGTGGGGCGCCTAGAATTGCAGTCACAGGTCGCGGGCATTGCGCGGTTGGCGGTCTTTGCGCCATCCCGGTCGATCCGTATCGAGCTTGATCTTGAGGCCTATGACACCGAAACCTTCTGGCCCACCTTCTGGAAGGGTGAGCACAAGGACATGGTCCGGCTCACGCTGCGCCTCGCCGGGCAGGAAAAGCTCGTGGTCGATCATCCGGTGCAGATCACGTCGGCGCTGACGCATGCGAGGATCACGCTGGACCTGCCGGAGGCCGCGCGGCTATGGGATGAGTTCGATCCCGTGGTGCATCAGGTCGACGCCGAATGGCTGCGGGACGGGCAGTCGCTCGATCGGGCGACGAGCCAATTCGGCATTCGCTCGATCACCACCGAGGGGCGTCATATCCTGCTCAACGGGCGCCGCATCTTCCTGCGCGGCACGCTCGATTGCTGCATTTTCCCCCTGACCGGCTATCCGCCCACCGACAAGCCTGGCTGGCGCAAGGCCATGGGTACGGCCAAGGCCTATGGCCTCAACCATATTCGTTTTCACTCCTATTGCCCGCCCAAAGCGGCCTTCGAAGTGGCGGACGAGCTCGGGCTGATCTTGCATGTCGAGACACCCATCTGGGCGTTTCTGGGCACCGATCCGGCGCTTGATCGCTATATCCATGCCGAGGCCGATCGCATCGTGGCCGAATATGGCAATCACCCGAGCTTCCTGATGTTTACCGTGGGCAACGAGGTCTATGGCGGGCGCATGCATGCCTTCCTCGAACGGTTCGTCGAGGGCTGGCGCAGCCGCGACGACCGGCGCATCTATAATGGCGGTTCGGGCTGGCCCACCACCGAACGGGCGCAATATGTCAGCAAGCCCGAGCCGCGCAGCCATCGCTGGGGTGAGGGCATGGGAAGCCGCCTCAACGCGCGGCCGCTGGAAACGCGCACCGACTGGTCGGAATGGGTGGAGAAAGTGCCCATGGCGCTGGTCAGCCACGAAATCGGGCAATGGTGCGTTTACCCGGACCTCCAGGAAATCGCCAAATATACTGGGGTTGTCGAGGCGCGGAATTTCATGATGGTGCGCGACGACCTTGCCGCCAAGGGCATGCTGGACCAAGCCGATAGCTTCATGCGCAATAGCGGGGCCTTGCAGACTATGCTCTACAAGGAAGATATCGAGGCGGCGCTCCGTACCCCCGATTTTGCCGGTTTCCAGCTGCTGGGCCTGCAGGATTTCCCGGGTCAGGGCACGGCGCTGGTCGGCGTGGTCGACGCCTTCTGGGACGAAAAGCCCTATGTCACGCCTGAGCGGTTCCACGAATTCTGTGCGCCCACCGTGCCTTTGTTGCGCGCCGATGGCTTCGTGATGCGCCAGGGCGAGGTTTTCGCCGCCGATCTGCAGATTGCCCATTATGCCGCCGGCGCCCTGCCGGCGGGTCAGGTGACGGTGCGGGTGGTGGACAATGCCGGGCATCAGCATGGCGAATGGTCATTGCCGGTGCGGGATCTCGCCACCGGTGCCTTGCATGACATTGGCACGGTGGAGATCCCCACCGCGGCACTGCCCGAGGGGCTGCATGAAATACTTGTCACCGGCGATGGCTTTGCCAATCGCTATGAATTGGCGGTGCTGGCGGGCGGCGATCAGGCGACGCTCGATATCGTGCATGACCTTGATGCCGACCTGCTTGCCCAGGTCGAGGCGGGTCGGAGCCTTGTTCTGGCGGCGGCCCCCGAAAGCATGGTTCCCAATGCCGAACTTGGCCACACCGTGCTGTTCTGGAACACGCTATGGACCCGCGATCAGCCGCCGCACACGCTTGGCCTGATCAATGATCTCGACCATCCGGTGTTTGCGCGCTTCCCCGCTCTGGAGCATAGCAGCTGGCACGAATGGGAGCTGACCCATGGCCGCCGGGCGTTCGATGTGAGCGGGTTGCCAGCACGGCATATCATCCGCGTCATCGACGACTGGAACAAGAACCGCGATCTGGCGCTGGTGGCCGAAATACGGATCGGCAAGGGGCGATTGCTGCTCTGCGCGGTTGATATCGAAACCGATCTGGACCGGCGGCTGGTCGCTGCCAAGTTGCGGGTCGCACTCGCCAACTACGTGTCGGGCGAGGCCACTGCGGCGCCGGAGGTTGCGGGAGCCGATGTGCTCTCCTGGTGGGAAAGGGTGCGAGCATGA
- the dgoD gene encoding galactonate dehydratase gives MKITAIHTRVVNAEMRNWVFVKVETDEPGLFGWGEATLEWKTRAVAGAIEDLTPLLLGRDPRDIEQAVRVMTKQSFWRLGAIGMSAVSGIELALWDILGKHLNVPVWRLLGGKVRDKVGVYTHLGMGDMRAVYETDSIEPLVERAREVVENGYRAFKAVFVPYTHYHAPLPEVDKVARMMEAMRSAVGDDIEIMVDFHGRPASAGAALAYIEALAPGRPMFIEEPVPPGDFQSLARLAQRTNVPLATGERLIDRTEFDALFATGAIDIVQPDICHCGGLLEAKKIAARAEALGIGVAPHNPLGPIAGVAALHFAVSTPNHVIQEEMVGAVPWYFDVVQGPIRRVDGFWQVPDAPGLGIVVDETECARHPYKQEVLHTQNAVLADGTIVDW, from the coding sequence ATGAAGATCACGGCCATCCATACACGCGTGGTCAATGCCGAAATGCGCAATTGGGTGTTCGTCAAGGTCGAGACCGACGAGCCCGGCCTGTTCGGCTGGGGCGAGGCGACACTGGAGTGGAAAACCCGCGCCGTCGCGGGGGCCATTGAAGACCTGACGCCGCTATTGCTCGGCCGCGACCCGCGCGACATTGAGCAGGCCGTCCGTGTCATGACCAAGCAGAGCTTCTGGCGATTGGGCGCCATCGGCATGAGCGCGGTATCCGGCATCGAACTGGCGCTGTGGGATATCCTTGGCAAGCATCTCAATGTGCCGGTCTGGCGGCTGCTCGGCGGCAAGGTGCGCGACAAAGTCGGAGTCTATACCCATCTGGGCATGGGCGATATGCGGGCCGTTTATGAGACCGATTCCATCGAACCGCTGGTCGAGCGGGCGCGCGAAGTGGTCGAGAACGGCTATCGCGCCTTCAAGGCGGTCTTCGTGCCCTATACCCATTATCATGCGCCGCTGCCCGAGGTGGACAAGGTCGCCCGCATGATGGAAGCGATGCGCTCCGCGGTGGGTGATGACATCGAGATCATGGTCGATTTTCATGGCCGCCCCGCCTCGGCCGGCGCCGCCCTCGCCTATATCGAGGCCCTGGCGCCGGGCCGGCCGATGTTCATCGAGGAACCGGTGCCCCCGGGCGATTTCCAGAGCCTGGCACGCTTGGCGCAGCGCACCAATGTGCCGCTGGCGACCGGGGAGCGGCTGATCGATCGCACCGAATTCGATGCGCTCTTTGCCACCGGCGCCATCGATATCGTGCAGCCCGATATCTGCCATTGCGGCGGCTTGCTGGAAGCTAAAAAGATCGCCGCCCGAGCCGAAGCCTTGGGCATCGGCGTCGCCCCGCACAATCCACTGGGTCCCATTGCCGGGGTCGCCGCATTGCATTTCGCCGTTTCGACCCCCAACCACGTCATCCAGGAAGAAATGGTCGGCGCGGTGCCATGGTATTTCGACGTGGTGCAAGGCCCGATCCGGCGCGTGGACGGCTTCTGGCAGGTGCCCGACGCGCCGGGCCTCGGCATCGTGGTAGACGAGACGGAATGCGCCAGGCACCCCTATAAGCAGGAAGTGCTGCACACGCAGAATGCGGTGCTGGCGGATGGGACCATAGTGGATTGGTGA
- a CDS encoding SDR family oxidoreductase — translation MNMRLNGKIAIITGAGRGIGAAIAEAFVREGAIAVIAERDSATGAATAERLGENALFVQTDVTDQASVDAAIAMVRERFGRIDVLVNNAGINVFHEPLQTSDAEWQRCMAVDLEGVWRMCRAALPAMLERNAGSIVNIASSHSSTIIPGTFPYPVAKHGLLGLTRALGIEYAARNIRVNAIAPGYIETELALDYWNTFPDPAAERQRTYDLHPPKRIGKPEEVAMTAVFLASDEAPFINATSIAIDGGRSVLYHE, via the coding sequence GTGAACATGCGGCTCAACGGCAAGATCGCAATTATTACCGGCGCAGGCCGCGGCATCGGCGCCGCCATAGCCGAGGCCTTTGTGCGCGAAGGCGCCATCGCCGTGATCGCCGAGCGCGACAGCGCAACAGGCGCGGCAACAGCCGAACGGCTGGGCGAGAATGCCCTGTTCGTGCAGACCGACGTCACCGACCAGGCCTCTGTGGACGCCGCCATCGCCATGGTGCGCGAGCGGTTCGGCCGCATCGACGTGCTGGTCAACAATGCCGGCATCAATGTCTTTCACGAACCGCTGCAAACCAGCGATGCCGAATGGCAGCGCTGCATGGCGGTCGACCTCGAAGGCGTGTGGCGCATGTGTCGGGCAGCATTGCCCGCCATGCTGGAGCGCAATGCCGGCAGCATTGTCAATATCGCCTCTTCGCACAGTTCCACCATCATTCCCGGCACCTTCCCCTATCCCGTGGCCAAGCACGGCCTACTCGGCCTGACCCGGGCCTTGGGCATCGAATATGCGGCGCGCAATATTCGGGTGAATGCCATTGCGCCGGGCTATATCGAGACCGAGCTGGCATTGGACTATTGGAATACCTTCCCCGACCCGGCGGCCGAGCGGCAGCGCACCTATGATCTCCACCCGCCCAAACGCATCGGCAAGCCGGAAGAGGTGGCCATGACGGCAGTATTTCTCGCCAGCGACGAAGCCCCTTTCATCAATGCCACCTCAATCGCCATCGATGGTGGCCGCTCGGTGCTCTATCATGAGTGA
- a CDS encoding NAD(P)-dependent oxidoreductase gives MKVLVLGASGRLGRHIVGGLLGRGHSVLAFIHSNNVLASHSQLEAFRGDVQDGVGVGAAIQGVDGVVSALSSAAAPPKRVTSNAMRHVIPAMTASGVRRIVSVTGSAACRDNERKSPHPFLHARREQLMRVIPELVIDGEEHMRALEDSELDWTVIRAPLMQGEFNGNYTLSLDPPPVHTTSSYAGVATAMIDQLASDEWLAAAPFVR, from the coding sequence ATGAAAGTACTTGTTCTAGGCGCAAGTGGTCGACTTGGTCGACACATCGTCGGTGGCCTGCTGGGTCGGGGCCATAGCGTGCTCGCCTTCATTCACAGCAACAACGTTCTTGCCTCTCACAGCCAGCTTGAGGCGTTTCGCGGCGATGTCCAGGACGGAGTGGGGGTGGGCGCCGCCATTCAGGGCGTTGACGGGGTTGTCTCGGCGCTGAGCAGTGCGGCCGCGCCGCCGAAACGCGTGACGTCAAACGCGATGCGGCACGTCATTCCAGCGATGACGGCGTCTGGCGTTCGACGAATTGTTTCGGTGACTGGTTCAGCAGCGTGTCGGGACAACGAGCGCAAGTCGCCGCATCCGTTTCTACATGCGCGCCGCGAGCAGTTGATGCGGGTCATCCCGGAACTGGTGATCGATGGTGAGGAGCATATGAGAGCGCTTGAGGATTCAGAGCTCGACTGGACCGTGATTAGGGCGCCTCTGATGCAGGGCGAGTTCAATGGCAACTACACGCTCTCACTGGACCCGCCGCCGGTCCATACGACTTCGTCCTATGCAGGGGTTGCGACGGCGATGATTGATCAGCTTGCGTCGGATGAATGGTTGGCGGCTGCTCCGTTCGTCCGATAA
- a CDS encoding carbohydrate ABC transporter permease, translating into MVSSSAWNGVRRNGAFYASIAPFFLIFLAFSIFPVAFSFYLGLSDWDGFSDPHFVGLANYGRALNDPVFQKAIWNTLYLWFWSTLFTVGLALALAVLVNDHVIGGRTYFRLVFLLPLLVAPAIAAIILRVFFTSNGGIVNMLMGAAQGQPSYFNWLASEVWIKPLVTLLVIWRWTGWHMIIFLAGLQAIPRDIYEAARLEGVGRWAIFSRITLPLLVPSLVFSIVTATLGGLQMFDEPFVLTQGQGGTNNSTTTLGMYLYATAFTQFDFGLGAAVSWYIFAAVVGFTLLSRAVNQRLGGSA; encoded by the coding sequence ATGGTTTCCAGTTCGGCTTGGAATGGGGTTCGAAGGAATGGCGCCTTCTATGCGTCCATTGCCCCGTTCTTCCTGATTTTCCTGGCATTTTCCATTTTCCCCGTCGCCTTCTCGTTCTATCTGGGCCTGTCCGACTGGGACGGTTTCAGCGATCCGCACTTCGTCGGGCTGGCCAATTATGGCCGGGCCCTGAACGATCCGGTGTTCCAGAAGGCCATCTGGAACACGCTCTATCTGTGGTTCTGGTCGACCCTGTTCACCGTCGGGCTGGCGCTGGCGCTCGCCGTGCTGGTCAATGACCATGTGATCGGCGGGCGGACCTATTTCCGGTTGGTTTTCCTGCTGCCACTGCTGGTGGCGCCGGCGATCGCCGCCATCATCCTGCGGGTGTTCTTCACCTCCAATGGCGGCATCGTGAACATGCTGATGGGTGCCGCGCAGGGGCAGCCGAGCTATTTCAACTGGCTGGCCTCGGAGGTCTGGATCAAGCCGCTGGTGACGCTGCTGGTGATCTGGCGGTGGACCGGCTGGCACATGATCATTTTCCTGGCCGGACTGCAGGCCATTCCGCGTGATATCTACGAGGCGGCCCGCCTCGAGGGCGTCGGGCGCTGGGCGATATTCTCGCGCATCACGTTGCCCCTGCTCGTGCCTTCGCTGGTCTTTTCCATCGTCACGGCAACGCTGGGCGGCCTGCAGATGTTCGACGAGCCGTTCGTGCTCACGCAGGGGCAGGGCGGCACCAATAATTCCACCACCACTTTGGGCATGTATCTTTATGCCACCGCATTCACGCAGTTCGATTTCGGGCTGGGCGCGGCGGTTAGCTGGTACATTTTTGCGGCAGTGGTTGGCTTTACCCTGCTCAGCCGAGCGGTCAACCAGCGCCTGGGGGGGTCGGCATGA
- a CDS encoding carbohydrate ABC transporter permease, translating into MIKLLANRERRFNLLVTLALFVVSLIFVLPLYWTAVFATRTLSEVFQFPPPIWFGDALFDNYARIEAVFPPFRPIINSLIVAVPKTLGLVLVSALAGYGFARYVRAPGRGFLLAATFATLFFPPSLALIPFFLQMSWIGWLNTFWPLIVPAVASGFGVIWMYTYIGSTVPRELYEAAEMDGAKGFATFFFVVLPIIRPGLAALAVWTVIGTWNDFQLPLVVLGDGTRFTVPLALTTLSTTHYSDTPAVMLSTLMGLVPVFVLFALLSRQFIAGLTSGAVKS; encoded by the coding sequence ATGATCAAGCTCTTGGCCAATCGGGAGCGCCGCTTCAACCTGCTGGTGACATTGGCGCTGTTTGTGGTGTCGCTGATCTTCGTGCTGCCGCTCTATTGGACGGCGGTGTTTGCGACGCGGACGCTGAGCGAGGTCTTCCAGTTTCCGCCGCCAATCTGGTTCGGCGATGCGCTGTTCGACAATTATGCGCGGATCGAGGCGGTGTTTCCTCCGTTCCGGCCGATCATCAATAGCCTGATCGTGGCCGTGCCTAAAACGCTCGGCCTGGTGCTGGTGAGCGCCTTGGCGGGCTATGGTTTTGCCCGCTATGTGCGGGCACCCGGACGCGGTTTCCTGCTGGCGGCGACCTTTGCCACCCTGTTCTTTCCGCCCTCGCTGGCGCTCATCCCGTTCTTTTTGCAGATGAGCTGGATCGGCTGGCTCAATACGTTCTGGCCATTGATCGTGCCGGCTGTCGCCTCGGGTTTCGGGGTCATCTGGATGTACACCTATATCGGCTCGACCGTGCCCCGCGAATTGTACGAGGCGGCCGAAATGGATGGCGCCAAGGGCTTTGCTACATTCTTCTTCGTCGTCCTGCCGATCATACGGCCGGGTCTGGCCGCCCTGGCGGTGTGGACGGTGATCGGCACCTGGAACGACTTCCAGCTGCCCTTGGTCGTGCTCGGCGATGGCACCCGTTTCACCGTACCGCTCGCGCTGACGACGCTCTCGACCACCCACTATTCCGATACGCCCGCCGTGATGCTCTCAACGCTCATGGGCCTCGTGCCGGTGTTCGTCCTGTTCGCCCTGCTCAGCCGACAATTCATCGCAGGGCTGACATCCGGCGCGGTCAAATCCTGA
- a CDS encoding alpha/beta fold hydrolase, whose amino-acid sequence MHYIDEGKGETLVFIHGNPSWSFEYRRLIAHFRNDYRCIAADHIGFGLSDKPYEASYLPQYHAKNLALLLDSLELDRATLVMHDWGGPIGMSWALDHPERVSRLIVHNSWCWSVQDQKAIRAFSDLVGGPVGRFLCRYLNAFPRVVMPASFGDKANLSDIARRHFVAPFPTPRSRKGTWVFPRAIIGESEWLDGLWQRRETLSKLPLLLLWGMKDAGLTGDVLAQWEGAFRRHTTERYADVGHHVPEELGDRAIAPIERFLTANPANEVHP is encoded by the coding sequence ATGCATTACATCGACGAGGGTAAGGGTGAAACGCTCGTATTCATCCATGGCAACCCGAGTTGGTCATTCGAGTATCGTCGACTGATCGCGCATTTCAGGAACGACTATCGCTGCATCGCAGCCGATCACATTGGCTTTGGACTGTCTGATAAGCCCTATGAAGCGTCCTATCTCCCGCAGTACCACGCGAAAAATCTTGCATTGCTGCTGGATTCGCTCGAACTCGACAGAGCGACGCTGGTTATGCATGATTGGGGTGGCCCGATCGGCATGTCGTGGGCATTGGATCACCCGGAACGGGTTTCGCGCTTGATCGTGCACAACAGTTGGTGCTGGTCGGTCCAGGATCAAAAGGCCATCCGAGCTTTCAGCGATTTGGTTGGCGGGCCGGTTGGTCGCTTTTTGTGCCGCTATCTCAATGCTTTCCCGCGTGTGGTGATGCCGGCTTCGTTCGGCGACAAGGCGAACCTGTCGGATATCGCTCGCCGCCACTTTGTAGCGCCTTTTCCCACGCCTCGCTCACGCAAGGGAACATGGGTGTTTCCTCGAGCAATTATCGGGGAGAGCGAGTGGCTTGATGGGCTCTGGCAGCGTCGTGAGACGCTTTCGAAGCTGCCCCTGCTGCTGCTTTGGGGGATGAAGGACGCGGGGTTAACGGGCGATGTGCTCGCACAATGGGAAGGCGCTTTTCGGCGTCATACGACCGAACGGTACGCCGACGTCGGCCATCATGTCCCGGAAGAACTCGGTGACCGCGCGATCGCCCCGATCGAACGCTTCTTGACCGCCAATCCCGCGAACGAGGTGCACCCGTGA
- a CDS encoding ABC transporter substrate-binding protein: MRPIKTALLSALAALALASAPMAQEAAPYRPGPETSGTIKVWTWPNNDRTFQALMPAFNAAYPNIKVEVQGFPNGDSQYLNTLQRALLSNSGPDVAMIEIGVLALLRERPQWVDLAQDPYNADALMSQFAPFAAANVTRPDGKIVALPKHTGPGGLFYRRDIFAEAGLANAPGDVEALFADWNSFIEEGQKVVKPNERWLIANGMEIVSTMMAQRGVNWFDAEGKLQLENPVVLEALQVVDKAADAGLISPFAMWSPEWQGAFGRGQIATIMSGNWFGGLLKRAFAPDDDGKWGVAAAPADSTGNRSFNAGGDHIGILETSQNKEAAWAFISWVVTDGESLKQQYQNDDLYPAWTPAGTTEWINFADPYYDGQNVNEVFAQVQANLIPATLNTDDSVVSAAMQTVVNNIVQGVSTPEQALEQAKAEVAARL, encoded by the coding sequence ATGCGACCAATCAAGACTGCTCTTCTCTCGGCCCTGGCCGCCCTGGCCCTGGCATCGGCACCTATGGCGCAGGAGGCGGCGCCCTATCGTCCGGGGCCCGAAACGTCGGGCACCATCAAGGTCTGGACCTGGCCCAATAATGATCGCACCTTTCAGGCGCTGATGCCGGCATTCAACGCGGCCTACCCCAATATCAAGGTCGAGGTGCAGGGCTTTCCCAATGGCGACAGCCAATATCTCAATACGCTGCAGCGCGCCCTGCTGAGCAATTCCGGTCCGGACGTGGCCATGATCGAGATCGGGGTGCTCGCCCTGCTACGCGAACGGCCGCAATGGGTGGATCTGGCGCAGGACCCCTATAATGCGGACGCGCTGATGAGCCAGTTCGCGCCCTTTGCCGCGGCCAATGTCACCCGGCCCGATGGCAAGATCGTCGCGCTGCCCAAGCACACTGGGCCTGGCGGGCTGTTCTATCGGCGCGACATTTTCGCGGAAGCGGGCCTGGCCAATGCGCCGGGGGATGTCGAGGCGCTGTTCGCCGATTGGAATAGTTTCATCGAAGAAGGCCAGAAGGTGGTCAAACCCAATGAGCGCTGGCTGATCGCCAATGGCATGGAAATCGTGTCGACGATGATGGCCCAACGCGGGGTCAACTGGTTCGATGCCGAGGGCAAGCTGCAGCTGGAAAATCCGGTGGTGCTCGAAGCGTTGCAGGTGGTCGACAAGGCCGCCGATGCCGGTCTCATCTCGCCTTTTGCCATGTGGTCGCCGGAATGGCAGGGGGCCTTCGGCCGCGGCCAGATCGCCACGATCATGTCCGGCAACTGGTTTGGCGGGTTGCTCAAGCGCGCCTTTGCGCCGGACGATGACGGCAAGTGGGGCGTTGCTGCGGCTCCCGCCGATAGCACCGGCAATCGCTCCTTCAACGCCGGGGGCGATCATATCGGCATCCTTGAAACCTCGCAGAACAAGGAAGCCGCCTGGGCCTTTATCAGCTGGGTGGTGACCGATGGCGAAAGCCTCAAGCAGCAATACCAGAACGACGACCTTTATCCGGCCTGGACGCCAGCGGGCACGACCGAGTGGATCAATTTCGCTGATCCCTATTACGACGGCCAGAACGTCAACGAGGTCTTTGCCCAGGTTCAGGCCAATCTGATCCCCGCCACGCTCAATACCGACGACAGCGTGGTGAGCGCTGCCATGCAGACGGTGGTCAACAATATCGTCCAGGGCGTTTCGACGCCCGAGCAGGCGCTGGAACAGGCCAAGGCCGAAGTCGCCGCGCGGCTTTGA
- a CDS encoding FadR/GntR family transcriptional regulator has translation MAETSKPLLKPRVHRHVVKTLAQRILSLQYPPGSALPPEPDLCETFSISRSAVREAIKVLDSKGMVTTRPRIGTVVRAREAWNLLDPDVLAWSMELQPSAELVLSLIEARQVIEPAAARFAALRATAGEIAPLEDAFARMSRFKSAQDFEAFNKADIDFHTALLRASGNIVFQQLSNTIGAALAYSFRLTISRAREPGASLPNHGEVIERIRMRDSIGAFEAMTRLLNIAIVDVGLHQG, from the coding sequence ATGGCCGAAACGAGCAAGCCCCTGCTCAAGCCGCGCGTGCATCGCCATGTCGTCAAGACCCTCGCGCAGCGCATCCTGAGCCTGCAATATCCGCCCGGCAGCGCGCTCCCCCCTGAACCGGACCTTTGCGAAACCTTCAGCATCAGCCGCAGCGCGGTGCGCGAAGCCATCAAGGTGCTCGATAGCAAGGGCATGGTCACGACCCGCCCACGCATCGGCACAGTGGTCCGCGCCCGGGAGGCCTGGAACCTGCTCGATCCGGACGTACTGGCCTGGTCCATGGAATTGCAGCCCAGCGCCGAGCTGGTGCTGAGCCTGATCGAAGCGCGGCAGGTCATCGAGCCGGCAGCCGCCCGTTTTGCCGCGTTGCGGGCGACCGCCGGCGAAATCGCACCCCTCGAAGACGCCTTTGCCCGCATGAGCCGCTTTAAATCAGCGCAGGATTTCGAAGCCTTCAACAAGGCCGATATCGATTTCCACACCGCCCTGCTGCGGGCCAGCGGCAACATCGTCTTCCAGCAATTATCCAATACGATCGGCGCGGCGCTGGCCTATTCGTTCCGCTTGACCATCTCCCGCGCCCGGGAGCCCGGCGCTTCCCTGCCCAATCATGGCGAAGTGATCGAACGCATCCGCATGCGGGACAGCATCGGCGCCTTCGAGGCGATGACCCGGCTGCTCAACATTGCCATTGTCGATGTGGGTTTGCATCAGGGATAG